A window of Sulfurimonas gotlandica GD1 contains these coding sequences:
- a CDS encoding helix-turn-helix transcriptional regulator — MKKIILFTNMTSIKKHWQNALFGKYLTVSIDSFDALTDYLKTIDENIIIMIDELSVADIDDVLIKLEPFHNATILIFHSLPEVHHAAQLLKQGIKGYENSYIAKENLLTMLKGIESGYRWLFTDLTNFVINKYIQTIDKSEPEFLHLLTQKEKDIALMIADGYSNKEISQQQRIALSTVKGHIRHIFEKAGVSDRISLALQFR, encoded by the coding sequence ATGAAGAAAATTATTTTATTCACTAACATGACCTCTATAAAAAAACATTGGCAGAATGCTCTATTTGGCAAGTATTTAACTGTCTCTATAGATAGTTTTGATGCACTTACCGACTATTTAAAAACTATAGATGAAAATATAATCATAATGATTGATGAGTTAAGTGTCGCAGATATTGATGATGTACTCATAAAATTAGAACCTTTCCATAATGCCACTATTTTAATATTTCATTCTCTACCAGAAGTTCACCATGCTGCTCAACTTTTAAAACAAGGCATAAAAGGTTATGAGAACTCTTATATAGCAAAAGAAAATCTGCTCACTATGCTAAAAGGTATAGAAAGTGGTTATCGTTGGCTATTTACCGATTTAACTAACTTTGTAATCAACAAATATATTCAAACCATTGACAAGAGTGAACCAGAGTTTTTACATCTACTAACTCAAAAAGAAAAAGACATAGCTCTTATGATCGCAGATGGTTACAGCAATAAAGAGATATCCCAACAGCAAAGAATCGCTCTATCAACTGTTAAAGGTCATATACGCCATATATTTGAAAAGGCAGGAGTGTCAGACAGAATCTCTTTGGCTTTACAGTTTAGGTAA